A genomic stretch from Fodinibius salinus includes:
- the pruA gene encoding L-glutamate gamma-semialdehyde dehydrogenase, translated as MANAFFELREPENEPVYSYAPGTPEREKLKEEIEHLKAQQIEIPAIIGGQEVKTGNTTDLVTPHDHSHKLGETHLCGKKEVEMAIDAAMEAREEWAKMDWQDRVAIFKKAAALLSGSWRYKINASTMLAQSKTAHQSEIDAVAELADFFRFNAYYLTQIYQDQPDSPEGMWNRSEYRPLEGFVFAVTPFNFTSIAGNLPSAPAICGNVALWKPATSSVYSNYFIMKLLQEAGLPDGVINFLPGNGADIGDPVLQSEHLSGLHFTGSTGTFQHLWKSISDNIEMYNTYPRIVGETGGKDFIFAHNEADVDALVIAALRAAYEFQGQKCSAASRMYIPESLWNEFKEKFTAEVEKIKMGEAENFSNFMTAVIDQGAFDSITEYIDYAHNADDADVLLGGDYDDSEGFFIEPTFVHAKDPHFKTMEEEIFGPVLTAYVYEDDKFDETLELCDNTSPYALTGAIFSQNRYALNKMADRLRQAAGNFYINDKPTAAVVNQQPFGGARKSGTNDKAGSAANLMRWISIRSIKETQEPPKDWTYPFMGDE; from the coding sequence ATGGCTAATGCATTTTTTGAACTCCGGGAACCGGAGAACGAACCGGTTTATTCTTATGCCCCGGGCACACCCGAACGGGAAAAACTAAAAGAAGAAATAGAACACCTGAAAGCGCAGCAAATAGAGATCCCTGCTATTATTGGTGGTCAAGAAGTAAAAACAGGGAACACTACTGATCTTGTGACGCCCCATGACCATAGCCACAAACTGGGTGAAACACACCTTTGTGGAAAGAAAGAAGTGGAAATGGCTATTGATGCTGCTATGGAAGCTCGTGAAGAATGGGCAAAGATGGATTGGCAAGATCGCGTAGCTATCTTTAAGAAAGCAGCAGCCCTGTTGTCAGGATCTTGGCGATATAAAATCAATGCCTCTACTATGTTGGCACAATCCAAGACCGCCCATCAGTCTGAAATTGATGCTGTTGCCGAACTGGCCGACTTCTTCCGATTTAATGCCTACTATTTAACTCAGATTTATCAAGATCAGCCCGATTCCCCTGAAGGAATGTGGAATCGCTCGGAGTATCGTCCACTTGAAGGATTTGTTTTTGCAGTTACTCCGTTCAACTTTACCTCTATTGCGGGGAACCTGCCATCAGCACCGGCAATCTGCGGAAACGTTGCCCTCTGGAAACCGGCAACTTCTTCGGTCTATTCCAACTACTTTATCATGAAACTTCTGCAAGAAGCAGGTCTGCCCGATGGTGTTATTAACTTTCTGCCTGGTAACGGTGCCGATATCGGAGATCCTGTACTTCAAAGTGAACATCTCTCAGGACTACACTTTACCGGCTCTACCGGAACTTTCCAGCACTTGTGGAAAAGCATTTCTGACAATATTGAAATGTACAACACTTATCCACGTATTGTTGGGGAAACCGGCGGTAAGGACTTTATCTTTGCACACAATGAAGCAGACGTCGATGCACTGGTTATTGCTGCGCTGCGAGCAGCTTACGAATTTCAGGGGCAAAAATGCTCTGCTGCTTCTCGCATGTATATTCCGGAATCGTTGTGGAATGAGTTCAAAGAGAAATTTACTGCTGAAGTTGAAAAAATTAAGATGGGCGAAGCAGAAAACTTCAGCAACTTTATGACTGCTGTTATCGATCAGGGGGCTTTCGACAGCATCACTGAGTATATCGACTATGCCCATAATGCTGATGACGCCGATGTTCTGCTTGGTGGTGACTATGATGATTCGGAAGGCTTCTTCATTGAACCTACTTTTGTACATGCTAAAGACCCTCACTTCAAAACCATGGAAGAAGAGATCTTTGGTCCTGTATTAACGGCTTATGTATATGAAGATGACAAGTTTGATGAAACACTCGAACTATGCGATAATACGTCGCCATATGCACTTACAGGAGCAATCTTCTCACAAAATCGTTATGCTCTTAATAAAATGGCCGATCGTCTGCGTCAAGCAGCCGGTAACTTCTATATTAATGACAAGCCCACTGCGGCCGTTGTAAACCAGCAACCCTTTGGTGGTGCACGAAAGTCCGGCACAAACGATAAAGCCGGAAGTGCGGCCAACTTGATGCGCTGGATTTCGATTCGTTCTATCAAAGAAACCCAGGAGCCACCCAAAGACTGGACTTATCCATTTATGGGTGACGAATAA
- a CDS encoding FAD:protein FMN transferase yields the protein MSVDRKQFLQLAITGGLGTLLGGSVIPDKWSEGGVSLTSVSRQSVVMGAMISFQVVAETEKAGYEAIRRAEQTFRSLEKKFSMYDEKSEMAMLARKAGTKPVVVSDESVELLRFAKNVYQQSDNYFDVTVEPAMKRWGFRDNPGKVISRPTDEELRNLECIIGSDKIIIENNNILLAEQGMAIDTGGIAGGYALDKAIDTMKKCDISASFINFSGDVHCFGKPFKGQKWPVYLVDPQTQQPIADPVELSNEALSTSGAYQNRRHNSKEQSWGHLLLPNQAEPVEPVGSVSAVHSSAIYADAWSTASFVGADVPSEVRTVLLPGS from the coding sequence ATGAGTGTTGACCGTAAACAGTTTTTGCAATTAGCTATCACCGGTGGTCTTGGTACGCTTTTGGGTGGATCTGTAATTCCTGACAAATGGAGTGAAGGGGGAGTTTCTCTGACATCGGTGAGCAGACAGAGTGTTGTAATGGGGGCAATGATATCTTTTCAGGTTGTGGCAGAGACTGAAAAGGCAGGGTATGAAGCTATTCGTCGTGCTGAGCAGACGTTCCGTTCTCTCGAGAAAAAGTTTTCTATGTATGATGAGAAAAGTGAGATGGCGATGCTTGCCCGCAAGGCTGGAACAAAGCCTGTGGTCGTTTCTGATGAGTCCGTAGAACTTTTGCGTTTTGCAAAAAATGTTTACCAACAAAGTGATAATTATTTTGATGTTACCGTTGAGCCAGCAATGAAGCGTTGGGGCTTTCGCGATAACCCCGGAAAAGTTATTTCTCGACCTACAGATGAAGAGTTGAGAAATCTGGAATGTATTATAGGTTCAGATAAAATTATCATTGAGAATAATAATATATTGCTTGCCGAGCAGGGTATGGCGATTGATACTGGGGGGATTGCCGGTGGATACGCACTTGATAAAGCGATAGATACAATGAAGAAGTGCGATATTTCTGCTTCCTTTATTAATTTCAGTGGAGATGTTCATTGCTTTGGTAAACCTTTTAAGGGGCAAAAATGGCCAGTCTACCTCGTGGATCCACAAACACAACAGCCTATTGCAGATCCTGTGGAACTTTCTAATGAAGCCTTAAGTACCAGTGGTGCCTATCAAAATCGCAGGCATAATTCTAAAGAGCAGTCGTGGGGACATTTGCTGTTACCTAATCAGGCAGAGCCCGTAGAACCGGTTGGTTCTGTTAGTGCTGTTCACTCTTCTGCCATCTATGCTGATGCGTGGTCAACAGCTTCTTTTGTTGGTGCCGACGTCCCTTCTGAGGTGCGTACAGTGCTATTGCCTGGCAGTTAA
- a CDS encoding iron ABC transporter substrate-binding protein, whose product MKQLTKVFLTVLTIFLIGSCTQSSSDQLVVYSGRSQALVKQLVTDFKKQTGIDIEVRYGNDAELLAVMSEEGDQSPADVYWANTTGALAQAKEQGMLTTLPDSLIKKPDAYQSASGEWVPVTARFRVLAYNPETVNPEDLPSSVLDLPKMDGFKGRIGWTPTYSSFYDFITALRLTEDNETAKKWLLNMQLLNPKAYSSNTPMVQAIMAGEIDLGLTNHYYVIQTKHGGKEGYFEDHEHYGEEGPNPDANIETYHFDNGDIGNLALVTGVSQLKTADNPKLAQKFISFLLSKQAQEYAAQSVNEYPVTEKAELPKYMLEAKEALELSPDYDYEQLKQLEGTLNMLREAGII is encoded by the coding sequence ATGAAGCAATTAACAAAAGTATTTCTTACCGTATTGACGATTTTTCTAATTGGTTCTTGTACGCAGTCTTCTTCTGACCAATTGGTGGTTTATTCCGGACGTAGCCAGGCACTGGTAAAGCAACTGGTCACCGATTTTAAGAAACAGACTGGTATCGATATTGAAGTGCGTTATGGAAACGATGCCGAATTGTTGGCCGTGATGAGTGAAGAGGGCGACCAAAGTCCGGCAGATGTGTATTGGGCAAATACAACAGGAGCTCTTGCACAGGCAAAAGAACAGGGGATGTTAACAACACTGCCTGATTCATTGATTAAAAAGCCGGATGCTTATCAATCTGCAAGCGGAGAATGGGTACCGGTAACAGCGCGATTTCGAGTCTTGGCATACAATCCTGAAACCGTAAACCCTGAAGATCTGCCAAGCTCAGTTCTTGATTTACCAAAAATGGATGGATTCAAAGGTCGCATTGGATGGACACCCACCTATTCCAGTTTCTATGATTTTATCACAGCTCTTCGATTGACCGAAGATAACGAAACGGCTAAAAAGTGGCTTCTGAATATGCAGCTTCTCAATCCTAAAGCTTATAGTTCTAACACGCCGATGGTACAGGCTATTATGGCCGGTGAAATCGATCTCGGACTCACCAACCACTACTATGTAATCCAAACAAAGCATGGGGGCAAGGAAGGATATTTCGAAGATCATGAACATTATGGAGAGGAAGGTCCTAACCCTGATGCTAATATTGAAACGTATCACTTTGACAATGGCGATATTGGAAACTTGGCATTAGTAACAGGAGTGTCACAGTTAAAAACTGCTGATAATCCAAAGCTGGCACAGAAGTTCATAAGTTTTCTACTGTCAAAACAGGCTCAAGAATATGCGGCTCAATCAGTGAATGAATATCCGGTAACAGAAAAGGCGGAACTCCCCAAGTATATGCTGGAAGCTAAAGAGGCCTTGGAATTGAGTCCCGACTATGATTATGAGCAGCTCAAGCAGCTTGAAGGAACGTTAAATATGCTGCGCGAAGCAGGAATTATTTAA
- the hemG gene encoding protoporphyrinogen oxidase, translating to MTNKKSPVAILGAGISGLTTAHVLAQQNVPVTVYEKRDEVGGAIHSTQKDDWLVEEGPNTLMVRTQKVWDFLAELELDERIREANEAAQKRFIIKNGTAVVLPNSLGSFLSTPLFSAGAKLRLLKEPFIKASAKEDESIADFIERRLGKQPLDYGVNPFVSGIFAGDPKQLSIKHTFSKLWEMEQKHGSLVKGMFKKDRSNTSPRKALISFDGGNQVLPKALATELSGAIQTSTTVTSVTSKDGGWQVKAKTGTENITNQHDCVVSTIPAYATTGIFENTIFDEFAKLPYAPLSVLALGYKKEQVSHPLDGFGMLVPEVEAYNLLGCLFSSTLFERRAPEGHHLITCFIGGARNPSLASKPKQKLRSIVTSELDELLGIAGDPLFCHHKFWDKAIPQYEVGYDRFISQMEKIERQQQGLYFDGNYRNGVSVPDCISTGMKTAEKVSSFLRDHNKKT from the coding sequence ATGACTAATAAAAAATCCCCTGTTGCCATACTTGGCGCAGGTATTTCGGGACTAACAACTGCCCATGTCCTAGCCCAACAAAATGTGCCTGTCACAGTCTATGAAAAACGGGACGAAGTAGGTGGTGCTATCCATTCTACACAGAAAGACGATTGGCTAGTTGAGGAGGGGCCCAACACCCTGATGGTACGCACACAAAAAGTTTGGGATTTTCTGGCCGAACTGGAACTTGATGAACGCATCCGAGAAGCAAATGAGGCCGCTCAAAAACGGTTTATCATTAAAAATGGCACGGCTGTTGTCCTACCAAACTCACTCGGGAGTTTTTTGTCTACTCCGCTATTTTCTGCGGGCGCAAAGTTACGGCTCCTGAAAGAGCCTTTTATTAAAGCGTCGGCAAAAGAAGATGAGAGTATCGCTGATTTTATTGAACGTCGACTGGGCAAACAGCCTCTTGATTACGGAGTGAATCCTTTTGTCTCTGGTATCTTTGCGGGCGATCCCAAACAGCTTTCCATTAAACATACTTTTTCGAAACTCTGGGAGATGGAACAAAAACATGGAAGCCTAGTCAAAGGCATGTTTAAAAAGGATCGTTCAAATACCTCTCCCAGAAAAGCATTAATCTCTTTTGATGGAGGTAATCAGGTACTTCCAAAAGCACTAGCGACTGAACTATCCGGAGCCATTCAAACATCCACAACAGTTACATCTGTTACCTCCAAAGATGGTGGATGGCAGGTTAAAGCAAAGACCGGTACAGAAAATATTACAAATCAACATGATTGTGTGGTATCTACCATACCGGCTTATGCAACAACAGGGATTTTTGAGAACACTATTTTCGATGAGTTTGCTAAACTTCCTTACGCTCCACTCAGCGTGCTGGCTTTAGGCTATAAAAAAGAACAGGTCTCCCATCCGCTAGACGGATTCGGCATGCTTGTCCCTGAAGTTGAGGCGTATAATCTTCTTGGGTGCCTATTCTCGTCCACCCTTTTTGAAAGACGTGCTCCTGAAGGCCATCATCTCATCACCTGCTTTATTGGAGGAGCTCGAAATCCAAGTTTGGCTTCAAAGCCTAAACAAAAGTTACGTTCTATAGTAACAAGCGAACTCGATGAACTGCTGGGTATAGCAGGCGATCCCCTATTTTGCCATCATAAATTTTGGGATAAAGCTATCCCCCAATACGAGGTTGGCTATGATCGCTTTATCTCCCAGATGGAGAAAATAGAGCGGCAGCAGCAGGGCCTCTACTTCGATGGGAACTATCGCAATGGCGTATCAGTACCAGACTGCATATCAACAGGAATGAAAACTGCTGAAAAAGTATCCTCATTCTTAAGAGATCATAATAAAAAGACATAA
- a CDS encoding carboxymuconolactone decarboxylase family protein — protein sequence MSKTENNRLEEFRKDREEANEKILNLDHLGIKRFFNLDNNTYSDGALPAETKELLGLVASTVLRCNDCIDYHLEEAAKAGFSKEELVDALSVALTVGGSIVIPHLRHANETLEILEEEGTLDS from the coding sequence ATGAGCAAAACAGAAAATAACCGTTTAGAAGAGTTTCGCAAAGATCGAGAAGAGGCAAACGAAAAAATTCTCAATCTTGACCATTTGGGAATCAAGCGTTTTTTTAATCTTGATAACAATACCTATTCTGACGGTGCGTTGCCAGCCGAAACTAAAGAATTGCTGGGACTGGTGGCCTCAACAGTATTGCGCTGTAATGATTGTATCGATTATCACCTTGAGGAGGCAGCCAAGGCCGGTTTTTCAAAAGAGGAACTCGTAGATGCTCTGAGCGTGGCGCTGACGGTGGGTGGGAGTATTGTAATTCCACATCTTCGACATGCGAATGAGACGCTTGAAATATTGGAAGAAGAAGGCACTTTGGATTCATAA
- a CDS encoding BamA/TamA family outer membrane protein produces the protein MIRYFFLSIVMLFSCSSVSVAQLVGGTVGADSVNNAVVPVVSYSSIEGLVGGAIYNRYDYSGTTRPFKNYLESAVLVSTKGFIEVDGRFEQTRTFDRNIRSIWKTYFYRYTSDVYFGVGNDVPFSKARWENGYYYFRSISLGLSYTMRKPIYSDDDSQLDVKAGLSTSYQIPYTKKQQSSFARQPPPGSDGGWVNTISTGLIWENRDSEFDPHHGNRADLEIRYTPEPVSSYAFTSFSAGFRQYFQLFNWLTVANRLQLRHVQGDVPYWELSTLGNKSTLRGYPLNRFKGNSSIAYTLEVRGWLYEFPEFYQMKLGAHVFADAGRVFTPQNDAADLFEGYKQTVGFGSAMSIFNPDFILRGEIGFSEDVSRIYIGIGYLF, from the coding sequence GTGATTCGATATTTTTTTCTTAGCATAGTAATGTTGTTCAGCTGTAGTTCAGTTTCTGTAGCACAGCTGGTTGGCGGAACTGTAGGTGCTGATTCTGTAAATAATGCTGTTGTCCCGGTTGTGAGTTATAGTTCAATTGAAGGGTTGGTAGGTGGTGCTATATATAACCGGTATGATTACAGCGGTACTACTCGTCCTTTTAAAAACTATTTGGAGTCGGCGGTTTTGGTATCCACAAAGGGTTTTATAGAAGTAGATGGACGGTTTGAGCAAACTCGTACTTTTGATCGCAACATCCGAAGTATCTGGAAGACGTATTTTTATCGCTATACGTCCGATGTTTATTTTGGAGTAGGTAATGATGTACCTTTTTCAAAAGCACGATGGGAAAATGGTTACTATTATTTCCGTTCCATCAGCTTAGGCTTGAGCTACACGATGCGAAAACCAATCTATTCAGATGATGATAGTCAGCTGGATGTAAAAGCAGGACTCAGTACGTCCTATCAGATTCCGTACACTAAAAAGCAGCAGTCTTCTTTTGCCCGGCAGCCACCGCCCGGCAGTGATGGCGGATGGGTAAATACCATTTCTACCGGGTTGATTTGGGAAAACCGGGACAGCGAGTTTGATCCTCATCACGGCAATCGCGCAGATTTGGAAATTCGTTATACACCGGAACCGGTAAGCAGTTATGCATTTACATCTTTCAGCGCCGGATTCCGTCAGTATTTTCAGTTATTCAACTGGCTAACCGTAGCCAATCGGCTGCAGCTTCGGCACGTACAAGGTGATGTTCCTTACTGGGAACTTTCTACCCTTGGCAATAAATCAACACTCCGGGGATATCCGCTAAATCGTTTTAAAGGGAACAGTTCAATAGCCTATACGCTTGAGGTGCGTGGCTGGCTTTACGAGTTTCCTGAATTTTATCAGATGAAGCTGGGAGCCCATGTATTTGCCGATGCCGGCCGCGTATTTACCCCACAAAATGATGCCGCCGATTTATTTGAGGGGTACAAGCAGACCGTCGGATTTGGCAGCGCGATGTCTATTTTTAATCCTGACTTTATTTTGCGCGGTGAAATAGGATTTTCTGAGGATGTAAGCCGTATTTATATTGGTATAGGATATTTATTTTAA
- a CDS encoding DUF5050 domain-containing protein → MKRPIQLATLFLTILLVAACGDDGHGPTNGNNNDNDEPTTGAVEVATNSTGDDIDGDGYTVTAGGASQSVSSSGTVILAGLSEGDVDAKLTGIAGNCSVNGSNPQTVTITAGDTTSTSFDVNCETVADGQIAFNSNRDGDPEIFLMNTDGSSPTKLTDNTTQDGAPTISPDGTKIAFLNDGSGSFELFVMDADGSNVQQLASPVPATSYVSWSPDNSTIAYAKPQGGNNEIYKINADGSGEQRLTNNNAADLYPHWSPDGSKILYTSDIDGDAEIYTMNPDGTGRQQLTNDTDRNMQPRWSPDGSKIAFTSNRSGNNEVYTMNPDGSGVQQVTNSSANDQRASWSPDGSELVFDTDRNGNAEIYKINADGSGTLVNLTANSAFESYAHWSPME, encoded by the coding sequence ATGAAACGACCAATACAACTAGCGACTTTATTCTTGACCATCCTATTGGTGGCGGCTTGTGGCGATGACGGCCATGGCCCGACCAATGGCAACAACAACGATAATGACGAGCCCACCACCGGGGCGGTGGAAGTGGCTACTAACAGCACCGGCGACGATATTGACGGCGACGGCTACACCGTCACTGCCGGTGGGGCCAGCCAAAGCGTGTCCTCCTCGGGCACCGTAATCTTGGCCGGCCTCTCCGAAGGGGACGTGGATGCCAAACTAACCGGTATTGCCGGCAACTGCTCGGTCAACGGCAGTAATCCCCAAACGGTGACCATTACCGCCGGGGATACCACCTCTACCTCCTTCGACGTGAACTGCGAGACGGTCGCCGACGGCCAGATTGCCTTTAACAGTAACCGCGACGGAGATCCAGAAATATTCCTAATGAATACCGACGGCTCCTCACCGACGAAACTAACCGATAATACCACCCAAGATGGTGCTCCTACTATCTCTCCCGATGGTACTAAGATCGCCTTTTTAAATGATGGCAGTGGTAGTTTTGAGCTCTTTGTCATGGATGCTGATGGTTCTAATGTTCAGCAACTGGCCTCTCCAGTACCGGCGACAAGTTATGTCAGTTGGTCTCCGGATAACAGTACAATAGCCTATGCAAAACCACAAGGTGGTAATAATGAAATCTATAAAATCAATGCCGACGGCAGCGGGGAACAACGGCTGACCAACAACAACGCTGCTGATTTATATCCCCACTGGTCGCCGGACGGATCCAAGATTCTCTATACCAGCGATATCGACGGAGATGCGGAAATTTACACTATGAACCCAGACGGCACCGGCCGCCAGCAGCTTACAAACGATACGGATCGTAATATGCAACCCCGTTGGTCACCCGATGGCAGCAAAATTGCTTTTACCAGCAACCGTTCGGGCAATAATGAGGTGTATACCATGAACCCCGACGGCAGCGGCGTGCAGCAAGTAACAAACAGTTCTGCTAACGATCAGCGGGCCAGCTGGTCACCGGATGGTTCCGAGCTGGTATTTGACACTGACCGCAACGGGAATGCTGAAATCTATAAAATCAATGCCGACGGCAGTGGTACCCTCGTCAACTTAACGGCAAATAGTGCATTTGAAAGCTATGCACACTGGAGCCCGATGGAGTAA
- a CDS encoding DUF3373 domain-containing protein: MRFLKTVSLAVILLLSFSMAVFAQQGATLGGYGELHYNDVTYKANGQQPPGKLDFHRFILYAGYDFNDWVKFRSELEVEHTYVEEGQGEIALEQAYIDLAFKKSFGARGGIMLVPMGIVNPVHEPPTFNGVERPNVEKYIIPSTWREAGAGIYGKTESGLSYKLYLMAGLDTEGISGSSGIRGARQKAYKASTDNWAVTGRLDYRPNLNLTFGASYFFSQLSSNYTYGSAMDGAAIHMIDGHAIYNNAGFEARGLFVYSAVSNADDINTTLGSGVWAPSHQPIGDTQYGGYVELSYDLLRFKEEPTEQQLNLFGRAEVYDTQASTVNVVDNPENERYEYTFGLTYKPVSQVAVKADYQLLTTQGGFNDKHQLNIGVGYNF; encoded by the coding sequence ATGCGTTTTTTAAAAACAGTTAGTTTAGCAGTCATTCTTCTTCTGTCATTTTCAATGGCAGTATTTGCCCAGCAAGGAGCTACGCTCGGGGGATATGGAGAGCTTCATTACAATGATGTGACCTACAAAGCCAATGGACAGCAGCCGCCGGGCAAACTCGATTTTCATCGTTTTATCTTGTACGCAGGATACGACTTTAATGACTGGGTTAAATTCCGTTCAGAGTTAGAAGTAGAACATACTTATGTTGAAGAAGGACAGGGCGAAATTGCTCTTGAACAGGCTTATATTGATCTGGCTTTTAAAAAGAGTTTTGGTGCCCGTGGTGGTATTATGTTGGTTCCTATGGGAATTGTAAATCCTGTGCATGAGCCCCCAACATTTAACGGTGTCGAGCGTCCGAATGTAGAGAAGTACATTATTCCATCTACATGGAGAGAAGCCGGTGCCGGAATTTACGGGAAAACCGAATCTGGACTGAGTTATAAGCTCTACCTGATGGCTGGTCTGGATACGGAAGGAATATCGGGAAGCAGTGGTATTCGTGGCGCTCGTCAAAAAGCGTATAAAGCTTCTACCGACAACTGGGCAGTAACGGGACGTTTAGACTATCGTCCGAACTTGAATCTTACTTTTGGTGCTTCTTATTTCTTCTCCCAGCTATCTTCGAACTATACGTATGGTTCAGCAATGGACGGAGCTGCCATTCATATGATTGATGGGCATGCAATATACAACAACGCTGGTTTTGAAGCTCGCGGATTGTTTGTATATAGTGCAGTAAGTAACGCGGATGATATTAACACTACGCTCGGTTCCGGAGTATGGGCACCTTCTCATCAACCTATAGGTGACACACAGTACGGTGGGTATGTGGAGCTTTCGTACGATTTGCTTCGTTTCAAAGAAGAGCCAACGGAACAGCAGTTGAACCTGTTTGGCCGTGCTGAAGTATATGATACCCAGGCATCTACGGTTAACGTTGTCGATAATCCAGAAAACGAACGATACGAATATACTTTTGGCTTGACGTATAAGCCGGTATCTCAAGTTGCTGTTAAAGCAGATTATCAGCTGCTAACAACACAAGGTGGTTTTAATGACAAGCACCAATTAAACATTGGTGTAGGATATAACTTCTAA
- a CDS encoding uroporphyrinogen-III synthase, with protein MSKSILLTAAIEDTEQFRNALEEQQVDLLYCPLETYELLKEDQQVQDTLQQLDEFENIVHGSKRNAKFFVQKLKQYDKIEAARNQLNLAVDQHTADFLEEAGIPAVHPHSDGEAIDLMEFMLRIKRLGDTLYPCGDETAEDLPGFLQELDMPVEELVLFTLEGPGEPKLQEYQKEIAAQQVEIIVFHSRRSVNRTLAAFPNLNFEDAHIISAAQAVTDKLQNEDISPDVQADGSWKGILEEIGALL; from the coding sequence ATGAGTAAATCTATATTATTGACAGCCGCTATCGAAGATACCGAACAGTTTCGTAATGCGCTGGAAGAGCAGCAAGTAGATTTGTTGTACTGTCCACTGGAAACGTATGAGTTACTCAAAGAGGATCAGCAGGTGCAAGATACATTGCAGCAGCTGGATGAATTTGAGAATATTGTACACGGCAGTAAGCGTAACGCGAAATTTTTTGTGCAGAAGCTTAAGCAGTATGATAAGATCGAAGCGGCGCGAAACCAGCTAAATTTAGCGGTTGATCAGCATACTGCAGACTTTTTAGAGGAAGCCGGCATACCGGCTGTACATCCGCATTCCGATGGCGAAGCCATAGATCTGATGGAGTTTATGTTGCGTATTAAGCGTCTGGGGGATACACTTTATCCCTGTGGTGACGAGACGGCTGAAGATCTGCCCGGTTTTTTGCAGGAATTGGACATGCCGGTAGAAGAGCTTGTGCTGTTTACGCTAGAAGGACCCGGAGAGCCGAAGTTGCAAGAGTATCAAAAAGAAATTGCGGCACAACAGGTGGAAATTATTGTTTTTCATTCTCGTCGATCAGTGAATCGAACGCTGGCGGCCTTTCCCAACCTTAATTTTGAGGATGCTCATATTATCTCTGCCGCCCAAGCTGTTACAGACAAACTGCAGAACGAAGACATTAGCCCGGACGTACAGGCCGATGGCAGCTGGAAAGGTATTTTAGAAGAAATTGGTGCATTGTTGTAA
- a CDS encoding FMN-binding protein, with product MNRTVISTFFVSIVLLLVLGNNVMGQVHPDELNEALISKSVNEVWGVKQKPQWTEIVVSDSTAQLIADKLRAKAEVPDTVYVGTITTGGGTQYVLPDIAPSRSEEFTYLLYFDSSKKITGIDVLDYRENYGYEIDYSYFRDQFKGKTKPKQVRFRRGIQNISGATISVRSITNSVHDLLLIINQISLP from the coding sequence ATGAATAGAACGGTTATTTCTACATTCTTTGTATCTATTGTCCTGTTGTTGGTTTTAGGTAATAACGTTATGGGGCAGGTACATCCTGATGAGCTAAACGAAGCACTTATTTCTAAGTCAGTAAACGAAGTTTGGGGAGTGAAACAAAAGCCTCAATGGACGGAAATTGTAGTCTCTGACAGTACGGCTCAACTGATTGCGGATAAGTTACGGGCAAAGGCTGAGGTGCCGGATACGGTATATGTAGGTACGATTACTACGGGGGGAGGCACACAATATGTTTTGCCGGATATTGCCCCAAGTCGTTCCGAAGAGTTTACGTATCTACTCTATTTTGATTCTTCAAAAAAGATTACCGGTATTGATGTATTGGACTACCGGGAAAATTATGGATATGAAATTGATTACTCTTATTTTCGAGATCAGTTTAAAGGAAAGACGAAACCAAAGCAGGTGAGATTTAGGAGAGGCATACAGAATATAAGTGGTGCTACTATATCAGTTCGTTCTATTACCAATTCTGTTCATGATCTCTTATTAATCATTAACCAGATATCATTACCCTAA